ATTGCTCCTTTGTAAGGGTCAGGAGGCGGATCAATTTGTTCATAGTCGATTTCAGGATATTCAACAATAACAGGAGGAATAGGATCAATGGAAGGAACTTCCAAAAGAACAAGATTTGGATCAGCAATCCTAAGAAGAAGAAACGAAGATATTAAGATAAGAACTCCGAAAAAAGCCCCGAATATTCTATTTCTCGCATTTATTATCTTCTCCACGCTTCCAAAAGAAAGAAGATATTGGACTCCGGAAATTGCAATGATAAGACCGGCAAGAATGATGCCTCCTTTTATGATAAGCTCTGCTATATATACGATGTATGTTTCAAGAGGAACTGCCGTCGTGCTTGGCCCTCCCGGGTAAGCAACCTCAAGCTGTCTTGCCAAAACAGACAACTTGAAAGAAAGGAAAAAAGAAGACAAAAAGAAAATCATCCCTATCTTTCTTTTCAGAGATGATTTTCTTTTTTTTAGGAGTTTATTTTCCATAGTTTCTTCTTTGTAGATTATATCAGTGTTGTTTCTGTTTATCAAGGAATGTTTTTGATAAAAGGTTGGCCGAAATGTTAAAATTAACCTTTTCTTCCGTTTTTTAATTCGAAAAAAACAAGAATAAGCCAACTTGGGGAGATGTCTCCCAAAAAAGGGATAAGTTCTACAAGAAAAGTAATACCAAATCTTTTTCCTGCTTTTTTCGCAATTTTTTTTGCCGCTTCTGCTGTTTTTTTAGTTGTTTTTATTTGTCCTGTTCTTATAAAAATCCATCCGCCGATAATTATAAAACCTAATATATCCAAAACAAAAGAAAGAGGTATTCCTATCCCAAAAAAACTTAAAACAAAAAAAACAAGCCCCACGCTATCAAGTACTCCGGCGATAAAAAACATTAAAACTCCTTCGGGAGATATTAAATCCCATGCACCATCGCTTGTTTCCCTTATTGTTTCTTCTTCCGTTTCTTCTTCTTCTTTTGGAAGCATACGGCCCATTCTATCAAATTTTCTTGGTTCTGATTTCGGCGATCTGCCGCTTTCTCTTTTTGGTTTATCTTTAGTTTTTATTTCTTCTCTGAAATTATTTTTTGGCTTTTCGTATTTTTGAGAGGTTTCTCTTTCTATGTTTTTATCATAGGTCTTTCTTTTTTCGGAATCTTTTAAAGCTTGAAACGCTTCATCTATCTTTTTAAATTTTTTTGGATCTCCGCCTTTGTCTGGATGATGTTCAAATGCCAGTTTGCGGTATGCCCCTTTTATTTCTTCTTCAGAGGCATTTTTTTGCAGCCCCAATCTTTGATAATAATTTTGAGAAGAAATAGGGCTATTAGTTATTTTTTCTCTTGAACGGGAACTAGTTTCTCCTCCTTTTGGGGATTTTCCTTTTGCGCCTGCAGTCATAAGAAAAAAAAGCGAAAAAAAATAATTATCCATTTCGGGAATTTCTTTTTTTACAATTGCAATAGCTGTTCCAATAACAAAAAAGATTGCAATTTTTCTGAAAAATATTGCTTTTTTAAAAATTTTATTTATTTTTTCTGCAAAAAAAACAAACCAAAAATATTTTAGCGGCATTTTTTTATTCTTCTTCAAACTTCTTTTTGGCCTCTTTTATTTTAATAAGTTCTTCAGGAGAAGTGGTGATTATTTGGTCCTCGGCATAAGAAGCGACTACTCTCATTAAAATATGTTTTGTCCCGGCAAAAAATATGCCTTCTCCCACGGATGATTCAAGTAAAAGATATTTTTCCTCATCGGTAAAATTAAATGTTTTTTGAGCCGCCTGTATGGTTGCCGAGCTTTGCCTTAAAAGAAAAATAAGAGAAGAATTTGTTATAATCGGTTTTCCATATTCAGAGGACATAAAGTCGTTTATATCCTGAGTGATTGTGGTTACTCCCAAATAATATTTTCTCGCCCTTTTTACCGTTCCGAATAAAAATGAAGCGCCATTATCGTCTTTCATCAGCCACCAGGCCTCGTCTATTATAAGGAGGCGTTTTTTTAAAGAAGATGTGATTGTTTTCCAAATATACTTTAATACAATGTAGAGAGCTATCGGTTTTAATTCGTCTTCCATATCTCTTATTCCGAAAACAACAAGGCGATTTTTTATATCAACATTTGATTGCTGGTTAAAGAAGTTGGCATAAGTGCCTCTGGTAAACTTTTGAATTCTTTTTAAAAGGGACTCTCCTCCTTCCATGCTTCCTAAAATTTCTTCAAAGTCGCTCATAGTTGGAAAAGGAAGGCCATTTTCTTTTCCCCACAAAGAAGAGTCGCTATTCGGGGTAATGTCTTTTATCGCATATGTTTCGCTAAGCGCTTTATCCACTATTCCGTCTTCTTCCGGAGTAAGTCCTCCAAGCATTATTCTTATAAGCCCGACAAGATTTATGATATTTCCGCGAAGAACGTCTTCTGGGGTTTCGCCTTCTCCGGGAAGTGGAATATCAAAAGGATTTATCCTGTGGTTTGAAGAAAGAGAAACATTAAAAAATGATCCGCCGACAGCTTCAGATAAAGATTTATATTCATTTTCAGGGTCTATTATTATACAATCGACTCCGAACATTAAATACCTTAAAATTTCCAGCTTTACCATATAGGATTTTCCGGCACCGGAAGTTGCAAAGATGCAGGCATTGGCGTTTGGCAAGGTAAACCGGTCAAAAAGAACAAGAGAATTATTATGCTTGTTTATTCCGTACAGTATTCCTTCGTTTGAGCTTAAATCAAAAGAGACAAAAGGAAAAACGCTCGATATTGGGCCTGTGTTCATTAAGGTAGTCATCATCATTAGATCCAGGTTGTAGGGAGACGAAGAAGTAAATGCTTCTTTCTGTTGATAAAGGGCGGGTTTTAAATAAGTAAGACGGGGTTCAAAAATAGCCCTAAGTTCTGTTTCCGCGGAAATAAGCTCTTCTTCGGAGTTTCCATAAACGCTTATATAAAGAGAAAAATGAAACATTCTTTCCTGCGCTGTTTGGATTTTATCTCTGAGGTCTTCAAGATCGCGATAAGCAAATTCAAGAGAAGGATCTCTTACCATTCCTTTTTCTTCCCTTTCCATGATTTGGGCCTGGACGTCCGTTACTTTTCTTCTTAGCGTTCTTAGTATTTTTTCGCTGTTTACGGGGTGGAAATGAAAAGAAACGTCCATTTGCATATTCATGTTAATAACCGGAGAGAGCCATCCGACATGAAGTTGTCTGGGATAGGAAAAGATAGAATAATTTTTAACAAATTTTTCTCCCACTTTCAGATAATTTTGTTTTACCTCAATAGAAGACGGAGCAATAATATCATTCAGGCTTATTGTTTCTTCTTTTAATACTTCCGTTTGATTTTTTGTTTTAAAAAATGGAAATTCCATAAAATATTTTATTTAACAAGGTCAGGAGGAAAATCGGGATAAAATCCCTTCTCGCTCTCTGTCGGGTGGTAATGGCTCCAGTAGAATTCGGCAAGCTCAAGAGAGTTCAGCGGCCTTGAAGTAAGTCCGCAAGATCTTAGCCCGAGCATTATAAATCTTACTCTTTGAAGAAGCTGATTTCTTGCTCTTTGAAAATCCTCATCTGTCATTGATGAAGAAGAAATAATGCTTTTTGGTTCCGACAAGGAAAAAGGAACAATGACAAAGAAATTTTTGTGCATTATGTCTCCCTCTTTTACTATTTGAGAGATAAAGTTTCTATATTCTTTGATTTGAAGCTGTATTAACTCGCTCTTTTCTTTTTTTTCTCTTTCGCTTATTTTTTCAAGATAGCCGGTAATATTTAGTTTTTTTGATTGGACTAAAATTTGGCAGGAAAAATCCAGAGAGTTTAAAAAATTTTGGAATTGGTATATCGTTGCTTCCTGTTCTTCCTGCGATTTAAGAGCGAAATTCAAAGAGGAAACCATTAAGATAATCCTTAATCCTTTATTTTTTAGAATAACAACTCCTTCTCTTATTTCTTTTAATTCTAAAAAGTCCTGAGCTGAAAGTGAAAACATATATAATATCTCAATTCTTAAATTATTAAAATGACTTGCTGTTTATTTTTTTGAACTTATCTCGATTGAAAGATCCTGTATTCTGCTTCTTTTACTAAGGGATATTGGTGGTTTTTTATCTTTTGAAATATCTTTTTTTACCAGTTCTTTTTTTATTGATGAAACCTCTTTTTCTCGGGATTTCTGCCAGAGGTATATTTTTGGCTTAAAAGAAAAAAGAAAAAAATTCTTTATTAAAATAGGAAGAGGGGTTTTATTTATCTTCAGTAAAGCCAAGCTTGTTCCTATTCCCAAAGATACTGCCGTAATAAGAATAAAGATAAAAAAATTAGAAACAGAGAAATAAGCAATTGTGGAAATGCCTATTGCTATTGCAATAAAAACGATTTGTCTAAAGCTAAGAGGGCCTATTATTTTTGTTTCTTCTTCTATAAATTGAGGAACGGTGAAATTCATAAGGGTTAAAAACTT
The Candidatus Paceibacterota bacterium DNA segment above includes these coding regions:
- a CDS encoding DnaJ domain-containing protein, translating into MPLKYFWFVFFAEKINKIFKKAIFFRKIAIFFVIGTAIAIVKKEIPEMDNYFFSLFFLMTAGAKGKSPKGGETSSRSREKITNSPISSQNYYQRLGLQKNASEEEIKGAYRKLAFEHHPDKGGDPKKFKKIDEAFQALKDSEKRKTYDKNIERETSQKYEKPKNNFREEIKTKDKPKRESGRSPKSEPRKFDRMGRMLPKEEEETEEETIRETSDGAWDLISPEGVLMFFIAGVLDSVGLVFFVLSFFGIGIPLSFVLDILGFIIIGGWIFIRTGQIKTTKKTAEAAKKIAKKAGKRFGITFLVELIPFLGDISPSWLILVFFELKNGRKG
- a CDS encoding PrgI family protein, with protein sequence MNFTVPQFIEEETKIIGPLSFRQIVFIAIAIGISTIAYFSVSNFFIFILITAVSLGIGTSLALLKINKTPLPILIKNFFLFSFKPKIYLWQKSREKEVSSIKKELVKKDISKDKKPPISLSKRSRIQDLSIEISSKK
- a CDS encoding DUF87 domain-containing protein, with product MEFPFFKTKNQTEVLKEETISLNDIIAPSSIEVKQNYLKVGEKFVKNYSIFSYPRQLHVGWLSPVINMNMQMDVSFHFHPVNSEKILRTLRRKVTDVQAQIMEREEKGMVRDPSLEFAYRDLEDLRDKIQTAQERMFHFSLYISVYGNSEEELISAETELRAIFEPRLTYLKPALYQQKEAFTSSSPYNLDLMMMTTLMNTGPISSVFPFVSFDLSSNEGILYGINKHNNSLVLFDRFTLPNANACIFATSGAGKSYMVKLEILRYLMFGVDCIIIDPENEYKSLSEAVGGSFFNVSLSSNHRINPFDIPLPGEGETPEDVLRGNIINLVGLIRIMLGGLTPEEDGIVDKALSETYAIKDITPNSDSSLWGKENGLPFPTMSDFEEILGSMEGGESLLKRIQKFTRGTYANFFNQQSNVDIKNRLVVFGIRDMEDELKPIALYIVLKYIWKTITSSLKKRLLIIDEAWWLMKDDNGASFLFGTVKRARKYYLGVTTITQDINDFMSSEYGKPIITNSSLIFLLRQSSATIQAAQKTFNFTDEEKYLLLESSVGEGIFFAGTKHILMRVVASYAEDQIITTSPEELIKIKEAKKKFEEE